AAGTTGCTGGCAAGTCTGTTGCAGGCGCTTCAAGGCTAATTTACTCACCACGGGTTGCTGCTGCAAGGCTTCCAAGGAGTTAGTCACCATGGTTTTCTGCTTAAGCAGTTGCTCGCTGACTTGTTCGAGCTGGCGGCATTCGACCAAAACGGTTTCGTCGGGCTGCCACAGTTTGACAGCCTGCTGCTGGCCGTAGCGCAACAGCCACTGGGCATCCTTGCGGTCGCTCTTGCCCTTGCCAAGATGCATTTGAATAAAGCGTTTGATAACTAATGGGTTGAGCACCGCCACCTGTCCTTTCTGCTCGTGCAGATAATAGGCCAAGGTTAGGTAGTAGCTGCCGGTGGCCTCCATGATGAACAAGCAGTCAGATCCACAGGCTTTCACTAACTGCTGAAAGCCTGCCTTGGTGTTGCTGACCTCCAAGTACTGCACCTGCTGGTCGCGTTGATAACAGACGGCGAGCGAGGCTTTGCTCACATCAATGCCGACGACGGGGAAAAGTGATGGCAGATTCATACCAAGCAGCCTGAAAGGTGAATAGAAAGGAGAAAAGGAGTTCTAGGGGATCTTTCGCTATCCTAATACAGGCTCGTGCGCCTCCTGGAACTGTTCAAAGTGGCCCTAGAAGAAGAAGGGGATTGTCATTTTAGACGAGCTAGCAACGCCGCTCCATAGGTTGAGGAATCTTACGCCTTCTCCTTCCTTTTCAATAGTCTCCCTACGGCGGCTAGGTGAACATAGGATAGGTTGACGCCTTCCAACGCGGACTATAGTCTGGAGCTGATGCTAGAAAAGTTGTCAGCGAACTGCACTTGTTGCGCAACCCCGCTAGCTAGGAAGAACGGCTGGCCGAGTTTCCTTAACGTTGTTTTACGTTTCTACTCTAGGGAGACTCTTACTTTGTCATCTTTTTCTGTAGCTAAGAAAATTTTCAACAATCAGTTTCGCCACTAGTTCCGGGTTTTGATAATATATACCATGGCTGTATTTTGGCAGCAAAATAATTTTGCTATTATCATTGTCCTTTATTAAGTCGGAATAGTGTTGGATTCTTAAATTATCATACTCCTTCCACCAAGGTTTGAAATTAATTCCCAAGCTAAGCTTTTTGTTCATTTCTTCATCGGGTGCTTCAATCGGCTTGTTGTACGAAATAATCACTGTTACAGCAATTTTATCTTTTAGTCGGGGTAAGTTGCTATACTCATAGAAGTAACCCGATGCATTTGCTTTCAAAGCTCTTAGTGCATCATTCCTTGTGCCTGGGCCAAAATCTTTATTTTCTGCCATCATTTTTATAAGTATAGTGGAGAGTTGTTGGTACCCCGTAGCACTTTGAGAGTTCATTCTCGCTTTTTCGTTCTCCTCTGATGATAGCATGAAGTCAGTTGGGTCCGAGAAAACAAGGCCAGAAACATCCTCTGGAAATTCGGCCGCAAATAATCTTATATAAGGCCCGCCTATAGAATGCCCAACTAATAGATAGGGCGGTTTTATATGTAACGTTAGCAGTAACGTATGGAGTCGTTTTATAAGTTGGGAATCAGAAATGATTCCAGAATCCGGTTCGGACTGTCCAATTCCGGGCCTATCATACTGAACGCTCGCAATATTTGCTGGAAGAAACGGAAGAATTGGGTCGAATATTCCACCTCCTAATCCTGACTCGAAAACAACAATGGGGTCACCGTTTTTTCTGCCTTGAATATTAAACATTTTATAACCTATTTTCTTCCCGTCAACAACAACCGATTTACTATGATTCTGCTGAGCATGAGTTGAAAGATTACAAGCAAGAAAAAACAAAATGCCCGAAATAATTTCGTTTATATTTTTCATGTCCCTGGCAAAAGAGGTTGGTGGAAAAGGTTGCACACAGCGTTGACGTGTTTAGAAAGTTGTGATAATGGGAAAATGCTAGGTTCAATTAACCACAAGGCAAAGGAGTTTAGGAGGCAGAAACCTCTCGGAGCTGCCCCCAGTTCGTTGGACCGCAACGAGGGCACCTGCGGCCAGCGCTGGCGCGGAACGCGTTACGCCACCGGTTGAGCTGGTCAAGGTCACCCGCTCTTAGTTGGCTACGGATGACCGACCGGGTTCCTACTTTTCGCAATCAGCTGCCGGCAAAATTCTAGCTCCCCATCGTGGTCGCTCAAGTACTGATAGCCGAGGCTATTGACAAGCTGCTCATCGGGTACGATAACGTAGCCCATCTGCTGAGTATAGTTGGAGGGGCATGCTGGGTAGCAAGCGCATCTATACCGGGCGGTCGTAAGGGCTGCGCAGTACCTACAAGAAAGACTTATGAGAAAAGCGCGTGCGGCCCACGGTCGCCTCGGCGGCGCAGAGTGTGCGTTCTTGATCCAACCAAAAGCTTGGGTCGATAGCGAGGTACGCACTAAAGACATCCGCTTGGGTGACGAGCAGTTGCACAACGGCTAGCCCACCGAGCGAGGGCCCGCTCACGACCCGGTAGGAGGTCGTGGGGTAGAGCGAGTCGATACGGGGTACCAATTCCGTTTGGAGAAACTGGCCAGACAGTTCGCCACCGCCGCAGACGCTTGCCGTCCCCGGATCTACAAAGGGAGGCGTGGGGGCTACGCGCGTGGGCGTCAGGTCCCGACCGACCACGGTTCGTATTCAGGATGCCCACCACGATCAGGCGCGGCCAGCGGCCCGCCAGTTGTTCGGTGACGGCGACGGTGCTGGCGAAGTAGTTTTCGCCATCTAGCACATACAGCACCGGGAAACGCGCCTGTGGGTTGGTGGTAGCAGGTACGTGTACCCAGATGGAACGCTGTTCATGTGGCACCTGCGAGTACAGGTCGCGCCGCTGGCCCGAACAAGACGATGTAGAGGGCTGGGCCAAACCAGGAACGACCAGCAACCAGCAGGAGAGTACCAGTATGGTGGAAAGAAAGACCTTCTTGTTCATGGTACATAGCAGGTTGTAAAGTGATAGGTAGTAGCCAGTATGGGGCACCACTGCTCGCTCGCTCCGGGCGTAGCTTGCTGCTTAGTTCCCCCCGGTATTAGTAGCTGACAAAAGCCAGGCGCGTTGCCGAGGCCACGCTGTACAGTGCACGCCAGCGGGCACGAACAGGTAAGGCCAACGGCTGCGTTAGTAAGCCAGAACTCCCCCGGCAGGAAGTAGCCTAGCCCGTGATATGCGCGAGCTGCTCGGCAAAGCCAGGCCCAATCGGCAAGGCTACATGGTGAACCCAAACTGTGGTGCGGTCCAGTTTGGTGATGTGGTTTTTGGCCACAAAGTAGGAGCGGTGAATGCGAACGAACGCGTGAGCCGGGAGCAATTGCGCTACCTCCTGCATGGTCAGGCGCGTGAGTACTTTCTGGCCGGTGGTGATGAATTGCACGTAGTTGCCCTGGCTTTCCACGTACAGAATATCCTGCAGCAGCACGCGAATTTGTTCGTAGCCGCTTTTCAAGAACAGGGCCGTGGAAGCGCTCAGCCGGCTGGGCCCTTGGTGGCGTACCGTGTACTGGTCGTACGCTTTGTGGCAGGCCAGTAGGAAGCGGGCGGCGGAGAAGGGTTTGAGCAAGTAGTCGACCGCGTTTAGTTCATAACTCTGCACGGCATGTTCGCTGTAGGCCGTCGTGAATACCACCAGCGGGGGGCTGGCAATCGAGCGCAGCCACTCCAGGCCCGACATATCGGGCATGTTGATGTCCAGAAAAACCAGGTCAACCGGGTGGTGACGCACGTACTCGGAAGCAGCAAAACAATCCGTGAAGTAGGCCGTTACGTCCAACACACTCACTTTCTGCGCCAGCAGTTGGATAACTTCCAGCGCTACGGGTTCGTCGTCAAGGGCAATGGCACGCATCATGCGGATAAAAGAGATTGGTGGAAGCGAAAGACGTTGTTAGCATCACTCGTGGGTAAACAGCGGCACTACCAAGTGTACGACAAAGTCGGTTCCCTCTTCTTGGCAGCTAAGCTGATAGCGGCCGCCGTAGAGCAGGCGCAGGCGTTCGGTCACGTTTTGCAGTCCGATGCCCATACCCGGCTTTTCCAGGTCGTTTTGCGCCCGCACGTGCCGGCTGTTGCGCACCGTAAAGCGGAGGGATTCCTGCTCACACGTCAGCTGAATATGTACCCACGAGGGTTCCCTGGGGCTGACACCATGTTTAAAGGCATTTTCCACGAACGGCAGCAGCAGCATGGGGGCAATTTGGTACGGGCGAGACGGCGGCTGCATAGTCGTCTCAATGCATAGCGTAGGCGAGGGCGGGGTCCGCAGCTTTTGCAAGGCGATGTAATTCTCCAGGTAGCCAATCTCCCGGTCAAGGGAAATGAAGTCCTGCGTGTTTTCCTCCAGCATGAAGCGCATCATGTCGCCTAGCCGTTGCACCCCTTCGGCGGTGGCTTCGGCCCGCTCCTTCAGGGCCGTGCCGTACAGCGTGTTCAAGGCGTTGAACAAGAAGTGCGGATTGATTTGGGACCGTAATCGGTGTAGCTCCACCGCCGAGTGCACCAATTGCTGCTCGACGCCGCGTAACTGCAACAAGGTATCCTGCCGTTGCTGGTACAAAAACCACGAAATCGGGAGGGTCACGACTACTTGTATCGTCCAGCCACCAAGCAGTACGAGGAGAAAATTTTCATGAAAGACGAATCGAGTCAGCAGCAGCGCAAAGGGGAAGGTCCAGAGAAAGGAAAGGGCGAAGAGGCGTAGCAGAAAGGCTGGCGCCTCCTGTCGAGTTGTTGGCGTTGCACTTGGCAGCAGCCAGTAGGTGGTGCTCAGGTATAGCCCGGCCATGGGAGGAATGATGAAGAGATACACCAGCAAGGACTCCTCACTAACCAGATTAAACGCCCCTAGCAACCGACCCAAGCACACATACACCGTGACCAGCGCGGTTATTTGGTTAGTCACTACTACCCGGTAGGTGCGGCGTGGACCGGGTTGTTCCACCCAGTGGAGGACCGCTTCCCGTACGCCTACATACAGCCCAAAGCCTAGCAGCAGCCCCAGTGCTCGGTCCAGACCGGTAAAGACATCAAGTAAAGGCTGCTCATGGTAGCCAAACAGGCTTAGCAGGCGGAAGCTCAGACCATAACTAATGTAATGCGGATGCGCATAATACGTGGCTACATTGGCCACCAGTGCCATAAAGAAAGCTACCAGAGCCAGTTGAAAAATAGTCCAGACGAGCGAGCGAAGTGCCGTAATGGTCAGCCCCTGCGACGTCCAGCGTGCTCGTACCGTTAGGAAACTATAGTTGGCCCAGCGGTAGCCCACGTACAAGGCCAGCACCACGGCTAGCTGGGGCCCCAGCAAATTGAAGTACTGGTTGAACGGTTGTCGATGCTCGCTAAAAGCAGCAGCCAAGCGGCTGATTTCCGGCGTATGCACGTACCAGCAGTAGCCGGCACTGGTGATTCCTGTCAGCAGAGTGACAAGCAGCCGTTCATGGTCTCGCCATTTCGTACCCATTGTTCTTTGTTCTTTTTAGCCAAGAGTACGGTACCAATCCGGCCCGTGCTGGCAAATGTGACGAAAGGCTATGCAGCGGGGATGAATAATGGCTTTGTGATGAATTCACTCCAACGCATGATTTGTGCGCGGCGTGAAGTGGCCGTAGGAAAGCAGCAGGCGCTGGCCGTAGCCTTCGCCTAGAGGTCGCCCGTAAATTGGCTGCACATCCATCTGCAAGGGGAGTTCGACTTCTTAGAGGAGGGGCTCACAGGCACTTGGCCGTTCGCCCTAAACAGGCTGCTCGCAGCGGAGGAGAAACGCCGACCATGTAATAGTTAACCCAAATTTTTCCTAAGACTAAGGGTAGTGGTTGAATAGGTACCTATTGTGATAGAATGCCCCTGGTTTCGCTAAATATACTGTTCAGCGAAACCAGGGAAAAACTGCCAACTTATTCCCGGCAAGACAGTCTTCCGTTCCTCCTCTAGGGCGCCCCCCGTAAAGGAGTCCGAGCAGGGCCGCGAAAGCGACGGGGCAGCCGCTGGTCCTAGAAAAGCAGTCGGTTCCACGGGCGGCTTTCGTCCCTGCCGGGCCGTTCTGCGTTATAGGGGAGCCGGGCACCGCCGTTTCGCCGGGCCGGTGGATACCGCCCGGCGGCTACTTTCTTGTTTCCCTTCCCCTACTGCTGTTTTATGAACCTGCACTTTGTTCGCCGCGGCACCGGCCGCCCTCTGTTACTAGTACACGGCATCGGCGGCAGCTGGCGGTCCTGGAACACTATCCTCGACGTGCTGGCCGCCGAGCGCGACGTGCTGGCCGTGGACTTACCCGGCCACGGCGCAACCCCCCAGCTGGCCGGCGAAAACTCGATCGCCACCTTGGCCGACGCCGTGACGGGCTTTCTCACCCAGCACGAGCTGCTGGGCATTGATGCCGTGGGCAGCTCCATGGGCGCGCGCCTAGTGCTGGAGCTGGCCCGGCGCGGCGGGGTGCTCGGCGCGGTGGTCGCCCTGGACCCGGGCGGCTTCTGGCAGGGCTGGCAGATTCCCTTTTTCTACCATTCGGTGGACCTGTCGGTCAAGCTCGTCAAAGCCCTGCAACCGGTGATGCCCGCCCTGGCTGGTTCGGCGCTGGGACGCACGGTGCTGCTGCCCCAGTTTTCGGCCCGGCCCTGGGCCGTGGAGGCGCAGCTGGCCCGCGACGAGATGCACTCCTTCGCCCACTCGCCCGCCTTCGCTGAACTGCTCGACCAGCTGGCGCACGGCCCCGTGCAGCAGCCCGCCCCCCAGGGCAGCATCCCCGCGCCCCTGGTCATCGGCTGGGGCCGGCAGGACCGGGTGTGTTGGCCGAGTCAGTCCAAACTGGCGCTGGCCAAATTCCCCGATGCGCGCCTGTATTGGTTTGCGCACTGTGGCCACTTCCCGCAGTGGGATCAGCCCGCCGAAGCCGCCCGCCTGATTCTGGCCGTGACCAGTCGCCAGCCCTTCCCCGAGGCGTCCCTTGCCCGGGCCAAACCAGCCAAGGCCGCGCCCGCTTGGCCCACAGTGGCCGTTGCGGGGGCCGCCTTGGCGCTGGTGGCGGGTAGCCTCTGGCGGCGGTCGGCGCGTCGAAACGGTAGGCAGCAGGACCGCTAGTCAGCGGCGCCACGGCGTGGAGTAGCTGGCAAGGACGGGCGGGAAAAGCCCCCGCCTAGGAGCAGGACCGGGGCTTTCGGTTGCCCTGGGGGAGTCGCTTCGCGGTGCTGGGCGCCGCGTCCCTGCGGCAGTCTACCCAGGCGCGGTTGCGCTTGTCCTGGCCGGTGCTGAACAGACCGTGCGGCGCCCCCTCGTCGGTGGGGTTCTTCTTGCGAAAGGATACTGTTGGCGAATTCGTTTGGGGGCAAGATAGGTCAAACGAAGTGCCGTTAGCCCAGACCCGTCAGGCTGTTTTCGAGCGATTAATGTCTCTCACAAGGGCTTAAAGATGAATTCGCCAACAGTATCCGAAAGGGTAGATTTACACGCGAAGCCCTGCTGATCAGAAAGGCAGCCCCAAAAGCCGGCGTAAAGCGGGCGATTCTCAGCAATTCAGCGGGTTTGCCAAGCTTAGAACTAGGGTAAGCAAGCCTGATTTATAATAGGGTATAATTTAGACAGGTGGGTGCTTAGCGTGTAAGGCCAACCATTTGCAACCAGAAGCTCTTACCTAGTTAAGCGCAATGGCGTTTTACAAGCTACAGATGGTCGTTGCTAGTACGTAAAAGGATATGTAACCTTAATTTATCTATGTGATTAGCTGCTATAAACCACACATTTAGCTGATAAACAATCAACGATGAGCAAGTCTAGTTCTTATGTTTATTTTGCCTTTAGA
This genomic interval from Hymenobacter sp. GOD-10R contains the following:
- a CDS encoding alpha/beta fold hydrolase, whose product is MNLHFVRRGTGRPLLLVHGIGGSWRSWNTILDVLAAERDVLAVDLPGHGATPQLAGENSIATLADAVTGFLTQHELLGIDAVGSSMGARLVLELARRGGVLGAVVALDPGGFWQGWQIPFFYHSVDLSVKLVKALQPVMPALAGSALGRTVLLPQFSARPWAVEAQLARDEMHSFAHSPAFAELLDQLAHGPVQQPAPQGSIPAPLVIGWGRQDRVCWPSQSKLALAKFPDARLYWFAHCGHFPQWDQPAEAARLILAVTSRQPFPEASLARAKPAKAAPAWPTVAVAGAALALVAGSLWRRSARRNGRQQDR
- a CDS encoding IS110 family transposase encodes the protein MNLPSLFPVVGIDVSKASLAVCYQRDQQVQYLEVSNTKAGFQQLVKACGSDCLFIMEATGSYYLTLAYYLHEQKGQVAVLNPLVIKRFIQMHLGKGKSDRKDAQWLLRYGQQQAVKLWQPDETVLVECRQLEQVSEQLLKQKTMVTNSLEALQQQPVVSKLALKRLQQTCQQLAQQLRDIETELLRLLEQRYAHEMSLLCSIPGIGRKTAGLLLLFAGGFARLDNYRQLIAKAGLSPREHSSGTSVRGKVRITKMGGALIRGKLFMCSFAAKKRNTACQALYERLVGKGKNGKVALIAVCNKLLKQAFAIVKSGVPYQADFTSKLVPNP
- a CDS encoding alpha/beta hydrolase, translated to MKNINEIISGILFFLACNLSTHAQQNHSKSVVVDGKKIGYKMFNIQGRKNGDPIVVFESGLGGGIFDPILPFLPANIASVQYDRPGIGQSEPDSGIISDSQLIKRLHTLLLTLHIKPPYLLVGHSIGGPYIRLFAAEFPEDVSGLVFSDPTDFMLSSEENEKARMNSQSATGYQQLSTILIKMMAENKDFGPGTRNDALRALKANASGYFYEYSNLPRLKDKIAVTVIISYNKPIEAPDEEMNKKLSLGINFKPWWKEYDNLRIQHYSDLIKDNDNSKIILLPKYSHGIYYQNPELVAKLIVENFLSYRKR
- a CDS encoding sensor histidine kinase, with protein sequence MGTKWRDHERLLVTLLTGITSAGYCWYVHTPEISRLAAAFSEHRQPFNQYFNLLGPQLAVVLALYVGYRWANYSFLTVRARWTSQGLTITALRSLVWTIFQLALVAFFMALVANVATYYAHPHYISYGLSFRLLSLFGYHEQPLLDVFTGLDRALGLLLGFGLYVGVREAVLHWVEQPGPRRTYRVVVTNQITALVTVYVCLGRLLGAFNLVSEESLLVYLFIIPPMAGLYLSTTYWLLPSATPTTRQEAPAFLLRLFALSFLWTFPFALLLTRFVFHENFLLVLLGGWTIQVVVTLPISWFLYQQRQDTLLQLRGVEQQLVHSAVELHRLRSQINPHFLFNALNTLYGTALKERAEATAEGVQRLGDMMRFMLEENTQDFISLDREIGYLENYIALQKLRTPPSPTLCIETTMQPPSRPYQIAPMLLLPFVENAFKHGVSPREPSWVHIQLTCEQESLRFTVRNSRHVRAQNDLEKPGMGIGLQNVTERLRLLYGGRYQLSCQEEGTDFVVHLVVPLFTHE
- a CDS encoding LytTR family DNA-binding domain-containing protein, coding for MMRAIALDDEPVALEVIQLLAQKVSVLDVTAYFTDCFAASEYVRHHPVDLVFLDINMPDMSGLEWLRSIASPPLVVFTTAYSEHAVQSYELNAVDYLLKPFSAARFLLACHKAYDQYTVRHQGPSRLSASTALFLKSGYEQIRVLLQDILYVESQGNYVQFITTGQKVLTRLTMQEVAQLLPAHAFVRIHRSYFVAKNHITKLDRTTVWVHHVALPIGPGFAEQLAHITG